In Mycolicibacterium nivoides, the DNA window TCGAAGGCGCCGAGGATGCGGCCACGCAGTTCCAGCGCGTCGTCGATCGACTTCATGCCGGGCGCGAACTCGGCGAAATGATCGTTGCCGAAGTAGGACTGCCCGGCGCCCGCGGCGATGATGAGGCTGTCGTACGGCGTGGAATAGGTGTGCCCGAGCAGCACCGAATCCACCGTCTGGTTCTCCAGATCGATGTGGGTGACGTCGCCCAACAGCACCTGAGCGTTCTTCTGCTTGCGCAGGATCACTCGGGTGGCCGGCGCGATCTCGCCTTCGGAGATGATGCCGGTCGCCACCTGGTACAGCAGCGGCTGGAACAGGTGGTGTGTGGTGCGGGCGATCAGCTTGACGTCGACGTCGGCACGTTTGAGGGTCTTGGCTGCGGTCAGGCCGCCGAAACCCGATCCGATGATGACTACCTTATGCCGATCCGATGCCGTAGCTCCGGGATGGCTCATTGCTGCTCCTCGCGGACGTGTTTGCCACTCGATACAACCGATAGGTTAGTCGGCGCCATTCCAACGGGTGCGATGAGATGGGCAACCGAACCGAATGTTTACCCGGATATCAGTGGTTTCAAGGCTTCAGCCACCGCGGTGATACCGCCGGGAACGTATCCGCCCATGGTCACCGGGCTGAGGATGACGCCGTTGACGCCGGTGTCGAAGAGCTTGGTCTTGAGCTGCTCGGCGATCTGCTCGGCGCTACCGAATACCGCGCGCTGCTGGAAGTCGGGCGGGATGGCGTCGGCGGTGAACTGCTCGCCGATCAGGGCGATCACCAGCATGCTGGTCTCCAACGTGGCCGGGTCACGGTCGATCTGGTCGCACTGCTGCCGGATGACGTCGAGCTTGCGGGGCAGTTCGTCGAAGTTGGCGATGATGTTGAGGTGGTCGAAGTACCGGGTCGCGAGCGGAATGGTCTTCTTCTCGCCGCTGCCGCCGATCATCAGTGGAATGTGTTCGCGGAAGCGAGGATTGGCCATCGCCTCGACTGTCCGGTAGTACTTGCCCGAGAATGTCGGGCGCTCGCCTTCGAGCATCGGCAGGATGATCTGCAGCGCCTCGCCGAGTTTGTCGAATCGCTCGGTGAAGGTGCCGAATTCGTAGCCGAGCTGATCGTGTTCGAGTTCGAACCATCCGGTGCCGATGCCGAGGATGGCGCGACCCTGACTGATCACGTCGAGTGTGGTGATGGCCTTGGCCAGCAGGGTCGGGTTCCGGTACGTGTTGCCGGTGACCAGGGTGCCGAGCTGGACGTTCTGGGTCGCGGTCGCGAGCCCACCGAGGGCGGTGTAGGCCTCCAGCATCGGTTGATCGGGCGTGCCGAGACCGGGTAGCTGATAGAAGTGGTCCATCACGAAGACGGAGTCGAAGCCGGCCGCTTCGGCTTCCTGCGCCTGGGCGATGACGGTGGGGAACAGTTCCGCGACGCCGGTGCCGTAGGAGAAGTTGGGGATCTGGAGTCCGAGTCGGATTGTCACTCCTCCGACCCTAACCCGTTATCCCAAAGTGGCGAGGGCACCGCGACTGACGTGCAACGTCTGTCCGGTGATGTGGCGGGCGGCCGGTGTGGAGAGGAACACCGCCATCCGGGCGAACTCGTCGGCGACCGACGGCGGCGTGCTGCCGAGGCCGTCGTAGCCGGGGTCGGCCGACAGGCCGGGGGCGATGACGTTGACGGTGATCCCGCGGGTGCCGAAGTACGTGGCCTGACCGGCGGTCCAATCGCCGAGGGCTGCCTTGACGGCAGCTTCGGCGCTGCCCTCACGTGGGCTCGCGGGCACGACGTTGATGATGGAACCGCCCGAGCGCAGGTGGTCACCGACGATCTGCACGGTCAGCACCGCTGAGACGACGGTGGCCTCCAGCGCGTTGCGCCACGCGGTGGCCAGATCGGTCAGCGTGAAGGCGCGGGGGTCCTTGGCCTCGAACAACGGAGCCGGGACGTTGACCAGGGTGTCGAGGTGGTGGGGGAACAGCGCGCGGGCGTTCTCGAGGCTGGACGGATCGGTGTTGTCGAACACGATCGACTCGACGTCGAGCTGCTTGGCGGCCAGCTCCAGGTCTTCGCGGCGCGCACCCGCGATGACCACGTTGTGGCCCGCGTCGAGGAAACCGGCCGCGATCGTGCGGCCGAATTCGGTGTCGCCTCCGGTGACCAGCACCTCCGCCATGATGTACCTCCATGTACCAGGGGATCGCCGCGCCGGGCGGGGGCGACCAACGGCCAATGTTACTGGACAGTAGCTAGGACACGAAACTCGGCGCGCCAAATGCCGGCTCGCATAAGGTTGCGGGGATGATTCGACCCAGCGCTCTCACCTGCGTCGACGTGGTCGGCGGGGTCAGATCGTGACGAATCCGCCACGCCTTCCGCGCTGGATCTATGTCCCCGCGGCGGCGGGCGCGATATTCGTCGTGCTGCCCCTGGTGGCGATGGTGGCAAAGGTCGACTGGCCACAGTTCGGTTCGCTGATCTCAAGCGCGTCGTCCACCGCGGCGTTGAAGCTCAGTCTGGAGACCTCGCTGGCCAGCACCGCGTTGTGCGTGCTGTTCGGGGTCCCGCTCGCGCTGGTGCTGGCCCGCACCGACGGGCCCGTCACCCGGATCGTCCGGCCGTTGATCCTGCTGCCGCTGGTGCTGCCGCCGGTGGTCGGCGGCATCGCGCTGCTCTACGCATTCGGTCGGCTCGGGCTGGTCGGCAGATATCTGGAGAGTGCGGGCATACAGATCGCCTTCACCACGGTGGCGGTCGTGCTGGCGCAGACCTTCGTGTCGCTGCCCTTCCTGGTCATCTCACTGGAAGGAGCGGCCCGCACCGCGGGAGCCGATTACGAGGTCGTGGCGGCGACGCTGGGGGCGTCGCCGGCCACGGTGTGGTGGCGGGTGACCCTGCCGCTGTTGGGCCCGGGATTGATCTCGGGAGCGGTGCTGGCCTTCGCGCGGTCCCTCGGCGAATTCGGCGCCACGCTGACCTTCGCGGGTTCACGTCAGGGCGTCACCCGGACCCTTCCGCTGGAGATCTACCTGCAGCGCGAGAGCGACGCCGACGCGGCTGTGGCGTTGTCGGTGCTGTTGGTCGTGGTGGCCGCGGTAGTGGTCATCGGGCTTGGCAGCCGTCGGCTGCGGGCAGGGGGATGGGCTTGACGTTGCAGGTGCGCGCTGTCGTCGAAAACCGCGGTCTGGACCTGGAATTCGGCGTGGCGGCAGGGGAGGTGCTGGCGGTACTGGGCCCCAACGGCGCCGGGAAGTCGACCACACTGCACTCGATCGCAGGGCTGGTCGGCCTGGATGCCGGACGCATTCAGGTTGGGGATCGGGTGCTGACCGACCCGGCCGCCGGTGTGCAGGTGCCGACGCATGCCCGCAGGGTCGGCTTGTTGCTGCAGGACTCCCTGCTGTTTCCGCATCTGAGCGTGCTGGCCAACGTGGCATTCGGTGCGCGCAGTGGCCGTGGGCTGGGGCACCGCGCCGCGTATGCGAACGCCCACCGGTGGTTGGCCGAGGTCGATGCCACGGAGCTGGCCGACCGGCGTCCCCGCCGGCTGTCGGGAGGTCAGGCACAGCGGGTGGCGCTGGCCCGGGCATTGGCCGCCGAGCCCGAGGTGCTGTTGCTCGATGAACCGCTCGCGGGTCTGGACGTGACCGTGGCGGCATCCATGCGCAAAGTGCTGCGGCGAGTGCTGGCCAGTGATGGCAGGTGCACGGTGCTGATCACCCACGACCTGCTCGACGTACTCACGCTGGCTGACCGGGTGGTGGTGGTGGACGGCGGTCGGATCGTCGAAAGTGGTTCTGCTGCTGAGGTGTTGACAACACCCAAGAGCCACTTCGCGGCCCGGTTCGCCGGGGTGAACCTGATCGGCGGCACGGCGGTCACCGACGGGGTGCTGGCCACCGCATGGGGGGCGAGCTGGCACGGCACGCCGGCGGCCGAGGTGCGGCCCGGGGTGCCGGTGGTGGCGGTGTTCTCTCCGGCGTCGGTGTCGGTGTATCGCGACGAACCGCACGGCAGTCCGCGCAACACGGTCGCGGTGACGGTGGCCGAGCTCGACAGCAGGGGGCCCGGCATCCGGGTGCGCGCCGATGAGCAACCCGATGGCGCGCCCGGCCTGGCCGCCGACATCACCGCGGAGTCGGCCGCCGAGCTGCGGCTGGCCCCGGGAGACACGGTGTATTTCTCGGTGAAGGCGCAGGAGGTTGCCGTCCACCCCGCAGGGCACCGGCGGTGACTGGCGCACGCGGCGTAACGCAGGCGCGTCCGGGTCCGAATCACGTGGTGAGGGTCCCGGCACCGCACGTGTCGGGGGTGGGTTGCCAGGTCCGGCGTGGCGCCCGGCACACACGCGTGTCAGCAACCGTGCGTCTTATCGTTTAGCTGGATATATCCCATCTGTCGCAATCGCACTTTTGAGCACTCTAAGAGCAACTCACACTTGCGTCACGGCCGTAACACGGTAGTTTCTTCCCCATGGACGAGTCGGATGCGATGTCACATCGGCGCAGAGGTCTGTCGAAGAAGCTGGCGCTGGTTGCCATGACCGGTGCGACTGCCGCGGCTGTCGCGCTGCCTGCGGTGGCGTATGCGGATCCCGTGCCGGCACCCCCGGCGCCGGCTCCCGCCCCAGCCGTGCCCGGTGCGCCCGCGCCTGCCCCGGCCGCACCTGCACCTGCTCCCGGTGCCCCGGCCGCGCCTGTCGATCCCAATGCGCCCGCCCCTGCCGCGCCTGCTCCGGCTCCGGCGGACCCGAACGCGCCTCCCGCTCCCGCTCCCGCACCGGCGGACCCGAACGCTCCGGCCCCTGCTCCCGCCGCTCCCGCTCCGGAGCCAGGCCGGGTGGACAACGCCGCGGGCGGGTTCAGCTACGTCGTGCCTGGTGGTTGGAAGGTGTCCGACGCGACCCAGTTGTCTTACGGACAGGCGTTGTTGACCAAGATTCCGCCGGAGGGCACGCCTGAGCCGCCGAACGACACCAGCGTGCTGCTGGGGCGCCTGGACCTGAAGCTGTTCGCAGGGGCCGAGGCCGACAACGCCAAGGCGGCCGTCCGGCTCGCCTCGGACATGGGTGAGTTCTTCATGCCGTTCCCCGGGACCCGGGTGAACCAGGAGACCGTGCCGCTCGACGCCAACGGGCTCACCGGCGTGGCCTCGTACTACGAGGTGAAGTTCACCGATACCAACAAGCCCAACGGCCAGATCTGGGCCGGCGTGGTCGGGGCGCCGCCTGCGCCGGGAACCCCGCGCGGGCAACGCGCACCGGAACGCTGGTTCGTGGTCTGGCTGGGTTCGGCCAGCCATCCGGTGGACAAAGCTGCCGCCGCGACGCTGGCCAACTCGATCCGGCCGTGGACGCCGCCGGCTCCGCCCGCGGGCGATCCCAATGCGGCACCGCCGCCGGCCGACCCGAACGCCCCGCCTGCCCGTCCGGGTGTCGGGGTGCCGGTGCCGGTCACCAATGCTCCGCCGGAGATGCAGCCGCCGGCCTGATATCCGCTCGTCGCTCTCGCCGGCCCTGCTCAGGGCCGGCGTTCAGCATTTCTGGGGTCGGGTGATTTTCGTCTGCCCACCTAGGTGTGAC includes these proteins:
- a CDS encoding LLM class F420-dependent oxidoreductase, producing MTIRLGLQIPNFSYGTGVAELFPTVIAQAQEAEAAGFDSVFVMDHFYQLPGLGTPDQPMLEAYTALGGLATATQNVQLGTLVTGNTYRNPTLLAKAITTLDVISQGRAILGIGTGWFELEHDQLGYEFGTFTERFDKLGEALQIILPMLEGERPTFSGKYYRTVEAMANPRFREHIPLMIGGSGEKKTIPLATRYFDHLNIIANFDELPRKLDVIRQQCDQIDRDPATLETSMLVIALIGEQFTADAIPPDFQQRAVFGSAEQIAEQLKTKLFDTGVNGVILSPVTMGGYVPGGITAVAEALKPLISG
- a CDS encoding SDR family oxidoreductase, which encodes MAEVLVTGGDTEFGRTIAAGFLDAGHNVVIAGARREDLELAAKQLDVESIVFDNTDPSSLENARALFPHHLDTLVNVPAPLFEAKDPRAFTLTDLATAWRNALEATVVSAVLTVQIVGDHLRSGGSIINVVPASPREGSAEAAVKAALGDWTAGQATYFGTRGITVNVIAPGLSADPGYDGLGSTPPSVADEFARMAVFLSTPAARHITGQTLHVSRGALATLG
- a CDS encoding ABC transporter permease, which codes for MTNPPRLPRWIYVPAAAGAIFVVLPLVAMVAKVDWPQFGSLISSASSTAALKLSLETSLASTALCVLFGVPLALVLARTDGPVTRIVRPLILLPLVLPPVVGGIALLYAFGRLGLVGRYLESAGIQIAFTTVAVVLAQTFVSLPFLVISLEGAARTAGADYEVVAATLGASPATVWWRVTLPLLGPGLISGAVLAFARSLGEFGATLTFAGSRQGVTRTLPLEIYLQRESDADAAVALSVLLVVVAAVVVIGLGSRRLRAGGWA
- a CDS encoding sulfate/molybdate ABC transporter ATP-binding protein; translated protein: MGLTLQVRAVVENRGLDLEFGVAAGEVLAVLGPNGAGKSTTLHSIAGLVGLDAGRIQVGDRVLTDPAAGVQVPTHARRVGLLLQDSLLFPHLSVLANVAFGARSGRGLGHRAAYANAHRWLAEVDATELADRRPRRLSGGQAQRVALARALAAEPEVLLLDEPLAGLDVTVAASMRKVLRRVLASDGRCTVLITHDLLDVLTLADRVVVVDGGRIVESGSAAEVLTTPKSHFAARFAGVNLIGGTAVTDGVLATAWGASWHGTPAAEVRPGVPVVAVFSPASVSVYRDEPHGSPRNTVAVTVAELDSRGPGIRVRADEQPDGAPGLAADITAESAAELRLAPGDTVYFSVKAQEVAVHPAGHRR
- a CDS encoding alanine and proline-rich secreted protein Apa gives rise to the protein MDESDAMSHRRRGLSKKLALVAMTGATAAAVALPAVAYADPVPAPPAPAPAPAVPGAPAPAPAAPAPAPGAPAAPVDPNAPAPAAPAPAPADPNAPPAPAPAPADPNAPAPAPAAPAPEPGRVDNAAGGFSYVVPGGWKVSDATQLSYGQALLTKIPPEGTPEPPNDTSVLLGRLDLKLFAGAEADNAKAAVRLASDMGEFFMPFPGTRVNQETVPLDANGLTGVASYYEVKFTDTNKPNGQIWAGVVGAPPAPGTPRGQRAPERWFVVWLGSASHPVDKAAAATLANSIRPWTPPAPPAGDPNAAPPPADPNAPPARPGVGVPVPVTNAPPEMQPPA